In one window of Microcaecilia unicolor chromosome 9, aMicUni1.1, whole genome shotgun sequence DNA:
- the MGAT2 gene encoding alpha-1,6-mannosyl-glycoprotein 2-beta-N-acetylglucosaminyltransferase, with protein MRFRIYKRKVFILTLVVAACGLAFWNSGRQKKNELFVQDSDPNRNGKGFVSVGSRRISNETAGDKVPKPDVDNATLVHRSIVYQLNFDQTIKNLDKIQNRPRDDLVVVVQVHDRPEYLKLLIESLRKAKNIENVLLIFSHDFWSLEINQLISSVNFCQVLQIFFPFNIQLYPNEFPGNDPKDCPRDIEKSAAVKLGCINAEYPDSFGHYREAKFSQTKHHWWWKLHFVWERVKVLKDYSGLVLFIEEDHYLSPDFYHVLKNMWSERNKECTDCDVLTLGNYARVHTFSGKADKLEVKTWKSTEHNMGMALNRETYQKLIQCTDAFCTYDDYNWDWTLQYLTVTCLPKFWKVMIPEVPRIYHTGDCGMHHKQSCSPSTESAKIKSLLNNNQQYMFPESMSISNRYSMTAHSPHVKNGGWGDIRDHELCKSYRRLQ; from the coding sequence ATGAGGTTTCGCATCTATAAGAGGAAGGTGTTTATACTGACCCTGGTGGTGGCTGCTTGTGGTTTAGCCTTCTGGAACAGTGGCCGGCAGAAGAAAAATGAGCTGTTCGTGCAGGACTCGGACCCGAACAGGAACGGCAAAGGCTTCGTATCCGTCGGCAGTCGCAGGATATCCAACGAGACTGCGGGAGACAAAGTGCCAAAGCCTGACGTGGACAATGCAACTCTAGTTCATCGGTCGATTGTGTATCAATTAAACTTTGACCAAACTATTAAAAACTTGGACAAGATACAAAATCGCCcccgggatgatcttgtggtcgTTGTGCAAGTGCACGATAGGCCAGAATATCTGAAACTGCTTATTGAATCTCTCAGGAAAGCCAAGAACATTGAAAACGTTTTACTCATTTTTAGCCATGATTTCTGGTCTCTAGAGATTAACCAGCTCATTTCAAGCGTGAATTTCTGTCAAGTTCTTCAGATATTTTTCCCCTTTAATATTCAGCTGTATCCGAACGAATTTCCAGGGAATGACCCCAAAGATTGTCCGAGGGATATAGAGAAATCAGCTGCGGTGAAGTTGGGTTGCATTAATGCTGAGTACCCCGATTCTTTCGGACATTATCGAGAGGCCAAATTCTCACAAACGAAACATCATTGGTGGTGGAAGCTTCATTTTGTATGGGAAAGAGTGAAAGTCTTGAAAGACTATAGTGGTCTGGTTTTGTTTATAGAAGAGGATCACTACTTGTCTCCAGATTTCTATCATGTCCTTAAAAATATGTGGAGCGAAAGAAACAAAGAATGTACAGACTGTGATGTATTGACCCTAGGGAATTATGCTCGGGTCCATACCTTTTCTGGTAAAGCTGACAAACTGGAGGTGAAAACCTGGAAGTCCACAGAACATAACATGGGAATGGCACTAAACAGAGAGACATACCAAAAACTAATCCAGTGCACTGATGCATTCTGCACTTACGATGATTACAATTGGGATTGGACTCTTCAGTATTTGACTGTGACTTGTCTTCCTAAATTTTGGAAAGTCATGATTCCTGAAGTTCCCAGGATATATCATACTGGAGATTGTGGCATGCACCACAAGCAATCTTGTAGCCCATCCACAGAAAGTGCCAAAATAAAATCACTGTTAAACAACAATCAACAGTATATGTTTCCAGAAAGTATGAGTATTAGTAATCGCTACTCAATGACGGCACACTCCCCTCATGTGAAAAATGGAGGCTGGGGAGATATAAGAGACCATGAACTCTGTAAGAGCTACCGCAGACTACAGTGA